Part of the candidate division KSB1 bacterium genome, GGAGTAGCCGGTTGCAGTGGTGACAATCACATCCACGCGGCACCCGGGGAGGATGAAGCCGCTCACGCCGCTGACCACGTTGACGCCCACGGTCATGGCAACTTTGCCTGGCGGAATCACGCTCGACAGCCCTTTCCGCGCCCCCACCGGGGCGAGCTTTCGCTCCGTGAGGGGATCGCCGGCCAGAATGTCGTAGCGCACCACCCTGCCGACTATGTCGTCGATGCTGTGGAACGCGTCCGCGGGCGCCACCTCCGGGGGCCAATCTTTCACCACCAGTACCTCTTTGGTCAGCTCGGTGCCGATTTTGAGATCGGTGCCAGCCAAGACCACGCTGACCGTGGTCGGCTGGGCGACGGGTTCGCTCTCACTGTGGGCGGCCATCTGGGCGATGCGTCCCTTGGCAATGTAGGCCGCCCCTAACGAGCTGACCAGCGCAATTGGGACAATGATCTTAGCCTTTAGCATGGTTCCCTTGCCACCTCGTGTTGAGTCTCCACCATCCCCACGCGAGCCGTCTGCTTCGAGCTTCTCGCGTGTCTACCCCTCCCAACGCATTACTGCAGTGTGGGAGATGTTGAGCTGGCCACCAAGGCCCGGCACCATGTTGCCCGTTAAGAACGTGTGCGGTATCGTCACCGTGCAGCGCATGTTGTTGTTGCCGTCGGGCCCACTAATGGTAACCGAGTAGTTGTTGTAGCCAGCAGCGGTGATGACGTTGATGGCGGCCTGCCTGGCGCTGTTCGAGCCGGCGCCGGTTGCCGCCACGCGCACCCCCTCGCGCGCTGCGCCGCTGGCCACATTCAGGGTCATCATCGCCCGACCGAACTCGATAATGGCTGCCAGGATCACCAGCATCAAGGGCAGCACCAATGCAAACTCGGCCAGGGATTGACCGCGCTCGCCCAACAGCCGTTTTTTTCGGTGGATTCGTAGCACTGCCCCTCGTTGCCTCCTTGTTCTACAGCACCAACGCCAGCACAGCTCCTCCGGCAATCGCCACCCCGTAGGGGACAGTCATTCCTTTCTGCTGAACCTTCGGCATCTCTTCCTCACTGCAGGCGTTCCTCATCGCCCTGGCCCTGCGCCAGGCGACGGCCATGACCAGTGACAACCCGGCGCCCAAGAGCGCCATGTAGAAGAGCGCCCGCGGGACTGCCTCCCATCCGATCCATCCCCCCAGCGCCGCTGCTAACTTGACATCTCCTCCGCCCATCATGCCGCCGGCAAACAAGGCTGCCATGATGAGGAAGGCGATAGCCAATCCAACGGCTCCTTGGGCCGCCACCCCCGGTCCCCCTAGCACCAGCCGGACGGCAATCGCCACGGCTGCTGCGGGATATGTCAACCAGTTTGGTATGCGGCGCCATCGCCAATCGTAGTAGGCGGCCACCAGAGCCACCGCCATGACTGCGCCGCATACGGCTCCTTGGAGAACTGTTTCGTCAGGCATGCTTGCTCACCAACTACACCGGCAAGAGGAGGGAGGGTAAACGCCCTTGAGAAGGGGCTGCCGCCGGACACGGGAAGGGAGCGGGTGGGCAAGTACTGCCCCCCGCAGGGCCCGGGGCAACCTGGCTGCTTTCAAGTGGGTCTGCGGTGTGCCGGAACCCTCCCTCCTCCACGCTCAGTGCGTGCTGCTACGCGTCACAACGCATTGGAGATCTGGTTCAGCAGGTTGTTGATGTTGCCGCCTAGCAGCGTCAGGGCCGCGATGCACACGATCGCCACCAGGAAGATGATCAGCCCATATTCCGGAAGGGTTTGACCTTCTTCCCGCCTGACCAGTGACCAAATCTGCTTAAGAGCCATCACGCACCTCACCTCCCTTCGTCCACAGGTTTAGGGTTCACGGTTTATCGGAATTGACACTCTTTCTCTTCATTTCAGTGAAGACCTTCGTGCGACAAGGTAGTTCGCGCCTACAGCGCATTACTCGCGTTATTGAAAAGTCCACTCACGTTCACCCCCAGAGCCGAGAGCAAGGCAATGCAGGCGATGACAACGAAGAAGACGGTGATGGCGTATTCGAAAAGGGTCTGACCTTCCTGTCGGTCGACCAGCAGTCGCACCCAATGACGCGCCTTGTCCACCACACCTCCTCCCTCCGCACCGACCACGCTTGACCTCACTTCTTGCGCCTCTGCAGCGCACCACCACCCGACCTCCAGCGGCACGACGGCCAGTCACGAACGGCCGGGACAACTCACAAATGCGGGATTGTTGACGGGGTATCGCAGGTTCCCTCGTGCCTGGGACTTTCCTCAAGACACACGGGAATGGTCCACATTCTGTGACAATGCTCGGGTCCTACCTCCTGCTCAGATTACCGACCGCATTCACCCCTGTTTCGCCTCAGTAGTAACCGCATTCCGGCCTCTCCTCATACAACATGCATGCCATTCTTTGGAAGGAAGGTGTTCAGCCTTTCAAGTGCCAAAATATTAGACAGTTATTCGGCACCTTCAGACCTATTTGGGCATGGATTTTCCGCCGTTTGGATCGGAAAAATGAGGCGCAAAGGAAACAACGGCTAAAGGAGGCCGCCTAACATGTTGAAACTACAGGCAATGGTCGTGTGGCATGCGGTCTACAGTGCCGGTGCCGGCTGTCCCAACCGGGCCACAAACCGACGCCGAGACGTGCGAGAATCAGCGAGGACCACGAGGGGAGAACGAGAAAGAGTTTCGCGCTGCAGGTGGAGAAAGTAAGAGAGCGAGGTCCGGAAAGGGGGTGGGACGTGTCCTCAGCCGGTGTGACCAGAAAGGAGCGCACTCACCCGTGCCATGACATCTGCAAATGTCCTGAATGGTGCATGGGCCAGCCCCTCAAGCTGACAATAGCGGAGCAGATCCCCCTTGGCGAACACCACGTCGGCCTCGGCTGCCCCGCAGCGGTCGGAGAACCCGTCGCCCACGTAGACCACCACCTCTCCGTCCTGGCGGTGCGTGCGCACGTGATAGCCCTTGCAATTGCCGCAGACCCGGCAACCGAGCTCGAAGTACGGGAATTCCGGGCGGATGGTGCCATTGGGGCCGAACACGAGATGGTTGCTGCGAAACGGGATGTGCGCCAGCCCATGCCGTGCCAAGATACGCTCGATGTAGTAGTCGAGGCCATCGCTCAGCACCATCAGGGGCATGTGGTGTTGGGCGCAAAAGTCCGCAAACGCGCGAAAGTGGGGGTCAAGC contains:
- a CDS encoding MtnX-like HAD-IB family phosphatase; the encoded protein is MRLRIFCDFDGTVAAQDVGDGLFARFAHPDWRKAVQAWKEGLISSRECLERECRLARVTPASLAAYADERELDPHFRAFADFCAQHHMPLMVLSDGLDYYIERILARHGLAHIPFRSNHLVFGPNGTIRPEFPYFELGCRVCGNCKGYHVRTHRQDGEVVVYVGDGFSDRCGAAEADVVFAKGDLLRYCQLEGLAHAPFRTFADVMARVSALLSGHTG
- a CDS encoding A24 family peptidase, whose amino-acid sequence is MPDETVLQGAVCGAVMAVALVAAYYDWRWRRIPNWLTYPAAAVAIAVRLVLGGPGVAAQGAVGLAIAFLIMAALFAGGMMGGGDVKLAAALGGWIGWEAVPRALFYMALLGAGLSLVMAVAWRRARAMRNACSEEEMPKVQQKGMTVPYGVAIAGGAVLALVL
- a CDS encoding Flp family type IVb pilin → MALKQIWSLVRREEGQTLPEYGLIIFLVAIVCIAALTLLGGNINNLLNQISNAL
- a CDS encoding pilus assembly protein, whose translation is MLRIHRKKRLLGERGQSLAEFALVLPLMLVILAAIIEFGRAMMTLNVASGAAREGVRVAATGAGSNSARQAAINVITAAGYNNYSVTISGPDGNNNMRCTVTIPHTFLTGNMVPGLGGQLNISHTAVMRWEG
- the cpaB gene encoding Flp pilus assembly protein CpaB, which encodes MLKAKIIVPIALVSSLGAAYIAKGRIAQMAAHSESEPVAQPTTVSVVLAGTDLKIGTELTKEVLVVKDWPPEVAPADAFHSIDDIVGRVVRYDILAGDPLTERKLAPVGARKGLSSVIPPGKVAMTVGVNVVSGVSGFILPGCRVDVIVTTATGYSKDTAKTKIILQNVEVIAVDQETKRGGDSPMSVQAVTLLVTPEEAEKLALASSEGKLQLILRNAADSLRHETKGTSLPELVEGYTPAPAKPTYRPRPSPAPEPKKQDYTVEVFRQGKKSEVSFKEGAEREKP